The sequence below is a genomic window from Brevibacillus agri.
GATTTTCAACAGGTTCACCGTCGTCGCTGACGTGTTGGTCAGGGCGATTTTCGCCCCGTTCAACTGCTCGATCGGCTTTTTGCTGAATAAGAAAAGGGAGCCTACTCTCCCTTTGGCACTGACAGACAGGTCTGCCAATGCCACGTACTGGGAGGCATGCTCAGCATAGCTAAACGAGGAGATCGGCCCCATGTCAATCTCGCCTTTTGCCATCGCCAGATTCAACTGGGCTGGCACCTGGCGGATGAACTCGATCCGGTCCTCGAATTTTGCTTGTTCAAAGTAGTAGTAAACAGGCAGTACGTTGGTGTACAAGATTTGTCCGATCCGCAAAGACTTTTGCATGCGTCTACTCCCCCCAACGCCGAAACAGCGAGTGTGGTACATCCAGTGCATCCAAAGCTTTCCCAACGACAAAGTTAATCAGGTCATCCATCGTTTGCGGCTTTTGGTAATAGCCGGGCATCGCCGGCAAAATCCGCACGCCCAGCCTGCTCAGCGTGAGCATGTTTTCCAGGTGGATCGCATTGAGCGGCGTCTCCCGGGGGACGATGACCAGCCGCCTGCCTTCCTTAATCATCACATCGGCGACGCGCTCCAGCAAATTGCCGGAGGCGCCATGGGCGATGCCTGATACGGTGCCCATCGAGCACGGAACGACGATCATGCCGTCGCAGCGATACGAACCGCTCGCAGCAGGGCAATTGAAGTCGCGCAGGCCCCAATAATGCAGCTCTCCGGGGAAATCCTGCTGGAGCTTCTCCCGCAATAGCCCTTCCCGATCATCTGCATGCCAGTCCAGCTCATCGTGAAAAACTTGCCAGCCTG
It includes:
- a CDS encoding UbiX family flavin prenyltransferase, which translates into the protein MNRQKWVVGITGASGAIYGVRVVTELLRAGHIVHLMITEAGWQVFHDELDWHADDREGLLREKLQQDFPGELHYWGLRDFNCPAASGSYRCDGMIVVPCSMGTVSGIAHGASGNLLERVADVMIKEGRRLVIVPRETPLNAIHLENMLTLSRLGVRILPAMPGYYQKPQTMDDLINFVVGKALDALDVPHSLFRRWGE